From one Candidatus Oleimmundimicrobium sp. genomic stretch:
- a CDS encoding glycoside hydrolase domain-containing protein, translated as MQYIFNLPIILILLALISCPYNTLAELRIWAIGDGVRVDPVSGNLIEDMQTFFGKVVGGNPKEQNWVWNAATSTITLKAARNEVVACQIIIEVDRPVSGVNIQGTDLIGSKGHLLNSSNVDFFRQWYHFVPYSTEPREGVRYPLKTGWYPDALIPFDAINHGAPFNIPGEDFYSINDSGETEQKLNVQTNQAVWLDLYVPDDTPSGFYQGYLNITAENEQTQKIKLQLEVFDFKIPDEFHTTMELMDYGRITTGSENVELKTHRMVKQHRISVSSTGMMPDIIGQGYNIRFDWSRFDSRWGKFFDGSAFIEGPGKGLPVTHTLLPFDAKVWRTDKTKKWWGKNWPFPIPGDSTNQVFTPEYDMAFSEKLLEFENHFEQKGWKEVKMMFWPEGVDEPQPDLGEVGQKTLNMARHYGRLLKNSGTHRIKYRLDIGGGLHSIVDLNDDGWIKPDTKEVVDYIQDVVDVWNCSGKWIEPETLNMRHGENRWTDVWFYNGYPPAVGTMMINGESLGFRTWLWIVWKYRLSGACDWEFGLTQGKNVFRQTIISDSEGYPYLRNMYIYPGEQIDLAGEPLPSIRLKMIRRSLQDYEYFWLLTEKNKDGGEAADKVIKQIVKRGLREAVPHWPPMEYAQDDWSHRPEEWYDARLELASQIENTLKE; from the coding sequence AGCTTTAATTAGTTGCCCGTATAATACCTTGGCAGAGTTGAGAATTTGGGCTATAGGTGATGGAGTAAGGGTAGATCCGGTTTCTGGCAACCTGATTGAAGACATGCAGACCTTTTTTGGTAAGGTTGTAGGTGGGAATCCTAAAGAACAAAATTGGGTGTGGAACGCAGCTACAAGCACTATCACTCTTAAGGCAGCCCGTAATGAAGTGGTGGCATGCCAGATAATTATTGAGGTCGATCGTCCAGTTAGTGGTGTCAATATTCAGGGAACAGATTTAATAGGTTCTAAAGGGCATCTGCTTAACTCATCCAATGTGGATTTTTTTCGCCAATGGTATCATTTCGTACCGTATAGTACTGAGCCACGCGAGGGGGTCAGATATCCCCTAAAGACCGGATGGTATCCCGATGCGCTGATCCCTTTTGATGCTATCAATCATGGGGCTCCATTTAATATTCCAGGAGAAGATTTTTATTCAATTAATGATAGTGGTGAGACTGAACAGAAGTTGAATGTCCAAACTAACCAGGCAGTTTGGCTTGATTTGTACGTGCCGGATGATACTCCTTCAGGTTTTTATCAGGGATATTTAAATATAACAGCAGAGAATGAACAGACTCAGAAAATTAAGCTTCAACTTGAAGTATTTGACTTTAAAATTCCTGACGAATTTCATACTACAATGGAATTGATGGATTATGGAAGGATTACTACAGGTTCAGAAAATGTTGAACTGAAGACTCATCGTATGGTCAAGCAACACCGGATTTCAGTCTCATCAACTGGTATGATGCCTGACATTATTGGTCAAGGTTATAATATTAGATTCGACTGGTCAAGGTTTGATAGCCGCTGGGGTAAATTCTTTGATGGGAGTGCATTTATTGAGGGACCTGGCAAAGGACTGCCAGTTACACACACTTTATTGCCTTTTGATGCAAAGGTATGGCGTACAGACAAAACAAAAAAATGGTGGGGTAAAAACTGGCCTTTCCCAATTCCAGGTGATAGCACTAATCAGGTATTCACACCAGAATACGACATGGCTTTTAGTGAGAAATTGTTGGAGTTTGAAAACCATTTCGAGCAAAAAGGTTGGAAAGAAGTAAAAATGATGTTTTGGCCTGAAGGGGTGGATGAGCCACAACCCGACTTAGGCGAAGTGGGACAAAAAACATTGAATATGGCCAGACACTATGGTCGCTTGCTTAAAAATAGCGGCACCCATCGGATCAAGTATCGCCTGGACATAGGCGGGGGATTACACTCCATTGTGGATTTGAACGATGATGGATGGATCAAGCCGGACACAAAAGAGGTAGTCGATTATATTCAGGATGTGGTTGATGTCTGGAATTGTTCAGGGAAGTGGATCGAACCAGAGACTCTTAACATGCGGCATGGTGAGAATCGATGGACTGATGTCTGGTTCTACAATGGATACCCTCCTGCAGTTGGGACAATGATGATCAATGGTGAATCATTGGGATTTCGCACCTGGCTTTGGATAGTTTGGAAATACAGGCTTTCAGGAGCCTGCGATTGGGAGTTCGGACTAACACAAGGAAAGAACGTCTTTCGACAGACGATAATCAGTGATTCTGAAGGTTACCCTTATCTCAGAAATATGTATATCTATCCAGGTGAACAAATCGACCTGGCTGGTGAACCTCTGCCATCGATCCGTCTGAAAATGATTCGTCGTAGCTTGCAGGATTACGAATATTTCTGGCTATTAACTGAAAAAAACAAAGATGGAGGTGAGGCAGCGGACAAGGTTATCAAACAGATAGTCAAGCGAGGGCTAAGAGAGGCTGTGCCGCATTGGCCTCCCATGGAATATGCTCAGGATGACTGGTCGCATCGTCCGGAAGAATGGTACGATGCCCGGTTGGAACTGGCTTCTCAAATTGAGAATACTCTAAAAGAATAA